In Roseisolibacter agri, a genomic segment contains:
- a CDS encoding class I SAM-dependent methyltransferase translates to MTTPDASDDARHARLAESWEANADAWTSAVREGAIASRRAGTDAAIVAACAAAVPTLAGAAVLDVGCGEGWLARALAAKGARVLGVDASAPLIERARAAQPPADAPAPAYAVASYEAMAADLALARGPFDVIAVNFALLGDPVAPALAACAARLAPGGRVVVQTVHPWVAAGDGPYEPGWREETFAAFAVPFPSTMPWYFRTMAGWLDALRDAGLRLERVHEPLHPETRRPLSLVLAAGRD, encoded by the coding sequence GTGACCACGCCCGACGCGTCGGACGACGCCCGCCACGCGCGGCTGGCCGAGAGCTGGGAGGCCAACGCCGACGCGTGGACGAGCGCGGTGCGGGAGGGCGCGATCGCCAGTCGCCGCGCGGGGACCGATGCGGCCATCGTCGCCGCGTGCGCCGCGGCCGTGCCCACGCTCGCCGGCGCCGCGGTGCTCGACGTCGGCTGCGGCGAGGGGTGGCTGGCGCGCGCGCTCGCGGCGAAGGGCGCACGGGTGCTCGGCGTGGACGCGAGCGCGCCGCTGATCGAACGGGCGCGTGCCGCGCAGCCGCCGGCCGATGCACCGGCGCCCGCCTACGCGGTCGCGAGCTACGAGGCGATGGCCGCCGACCTGGCGCTCGCGCGGGGCCCGTTCGACGTGATCGCGGTCAACTTCGCCCTGCTCGGCGATCCCGTAGCGCCGGCGCTGGCCGCGTGCGCGGCGCGGCTCGCGCCCGGCGGGCGCGTCGTCGTGCAGACCGTGCATCCGTGGGTCGCGGCCGGCGACGGTCCATACGAGCCCGGATGGCGCGAGGAGACGTTCGCCGCGTTCGCCGTGCCGTTCCCGAGCACGATGCCGTGGTACTTCCGCACGATGGCCGGCTGGCTCGACGCGCTGCGCGATGCCGGCCTGCGGCTGGAGCGCGTGCACGAGCCGCTGCACCCCGAGACGCGCCGGCCGTTGTCGCTCGTGCTGGCGGCCGGCCGCGACTGA
- a CDS encoding TonB-dependent receptor plug domain-containing protein — MSLRPELRVAALVALAVPAAARAQLTITGRVTDDGGRPVAGAQVGVPGTAIGVLAGDDGSYRLVVRDPRGPTALLVRYVGYRPGRATIAQTSGTATQDFALVRDVLQLSQIVTTGTRTETERAQLGATLATVQGEQLASAATPQLDVALSGKVAGALVQQNSGTPGGGTSVRIRGLSTISRSAEPLYIVDGVIVDNSSRQLVDLGGYTTNRLADLDPNDIERVEIVKGAAAAALYGSRANDGVVQIFTKRGRSGALRTTFRQTYGTDEVEHFVDVNRAPVNLAGQPVTRYDYQNDIFRTARSYNTSLNLSGGDDRTQFYLAGSLQDQQGVIRATDYRRQNVRLNLDRQLNPWLKLNTSTSYITSNSDLTPNGGIVAQYGVLTNFLFMSNDRNLYPDAVTGQYPLGQSAANPLDVIANWKAPQAVNRYVGGLQLQATPRSDVTVDYRFGYDAYTENASIFIPRGTTAIAFPTGVATDANNRARLLNSDLDVSWRARPATWLQVTPSVGMNWQQQRFDVLVSRAEDLVPSTGTLQGSRQFATQARDDRRTLGFYGQAQVGVSELLFVTAALRSDASSAFGADERTQYFPKLGASFDVSGTQWWKDLAGSAVSRLRLRAAFGYSGGQPAESFARFSNYVFEPAGTVSGIANSTTLGNEGLKPERQQELELGADVELLRGRLGVEATWFDKTTSDLILPRAVRPSTGFQDQLANVGELRNRGLELLVRTVNLDGPRLGWNTSLTLTTSDPEVTRLSTGGAFFIPGSFNIIRVATEPGDGSAPGHFFGTTYVRNAEGQILDAAGRPIEDASGRIVGIPAIGPRQVIGNPNPKAFFSLANDFTVGKRLTFRAQLDGVRGVDVFNFDRRLLETPAFGSGAEYARELTGEVPRGYFAARRGIFEEYVEKGDFVKLRELSVSYTLGAGLLRRVGARSAQGATLTLAGRNLKTWTDYTGWDPETNAGAQSTLVRGFAFATTPIPRNVTAAVTVNF; from the coding sequence ATGTCTCTCCGCCCGGAGCTCCGGGTGGCTGCGCTGGTGGCGCTCGCCGTCCCCGCGGCCGCTCGCGCGCAGCTCACCATCACCGGCCGCGTCACCGACGATGGTGGCCGTCCCGTCGCCGGCGCCCAGGTGGGCGTGCCCGGCACCGCCATCGGCGTGCTCGCCGGCGACGACGGCTCCTATCGCCTGGTCGTGCGCGACCCGCGCGGGCCGACCGCGCTCCTCGTCCGCTACGTCGGCTATCGCCCCGGCCGCGCCACCATCGCGCAGACGTCCGGCACCGCGACGCAGGACTTCGCCCTCGTGCGCGACGTGCTGCAGCTGTCGCAGATCGTCACCACCGGCACGCGCACCGAGACCGAGCGCGCGCAGCTCGGCGCGACGCTCGCCACCGTGCAGGGCGAGCAGCTGGCCAGCGCGGCCACGCCGCAGCTCGACGTCGCGCTCTCGGGCAAGGTCGCCGGCGCGCTCGTGCAGCAGAACTCGGGCACGCCCGGCGGCGGCACGAGCGTGCGCATCCGCGGCCTCTCGACCATCAGCCGCAGCGCGGAGCCGCTCTACATCGTCGACGGCGTGATCGTCGACAACTCGTCGCGGCAGCTCGTGGACCTCGGCGGCTACACGACGAACCGCCTCGCGGACCTCGACCCGAACGACATCGAGCGCGTCGAGATCGTGAAGGGCGCCGCCGCGGCCGCGCTCTACGGCTCGCGCGCCAACGACGGCGTGGTGCAGATCTTCACCAAGCGCGGGCGCTCCGGCGCGCTGCGCACGACGTTCCGCCAGACGTACGGCACCGACGAGGTCGAGCACTTCGTCGACGTGAACCGGGCGCCGGTGAACCTCGCCGGCCAGCCGGTGACGCGCTACGACTACCAGAACGACATCTTCCGCACCGCGCGCTCGTACAACACCTCGCTCAACCTCTCGGGCGGCGACGACCGCACGCAGTTCTACCTCGCCGGCTCGCTGCAGGACCAGCAGGGCGTCATCCGCGCCACCGACTACCGGCGCCAGAACGTGCGCCTGAACCTCGACCGGCAGCTCAACCCCTGGCTCAAGCTCAACACGAGCACGAGCTACATCACGAGCAACTCGGACCTCACGCCCAACGGCGGCATCGTCGCGCAGTACGGCGTGCTCACGAACTTCCTGTTCATGAGCAACGACCGGAACCTCTATCCCGACGCGGTCACCGGTCAGTACCCGCTCGGCCAGTCGGCGGCGAACCCGCTGGACGTGATCGCCAACTGGAAGGCGCCGCAGGCGGTGAACCGCTACGTGGGCGGGCTGCAGCTGCAGGCGACGCCGCGCAGCGACGTCACGGTGGACTACCGCTTCGGCTACGACGCCTACACCGAGAACGCGTCGATCTTCATCCCGCGCGGCACCACCGCGATCGCGTTCCCGACGGGCGTCGCCACCGACGCGAACAACCGCGCGCGGCTGCTGAACTCCGACCTCGACGTGAGCTGGCGCGCGCGCCCCGCGACGTGGCTGCAGGTGACGCCGAGCGTGGGCATGAACTGGCAGCAGCAGCGCTTCGACGTGCTCGTGAGCCGCGCCGAGGACCTGGTGCCGTCCACCGGGACGCTGCAGGGGAGCCGGCAGTTCGCCACGCAGGCCCGCGACGACCGCCGCACGCTCGGCTTCTACGGGCAGGCGCAGGTGGGCGTGAGCGAGCTGCTGTTCGTGACCGCCGCGCTGCGCTCCGACGCCTCCAGCGCGTTCGGCGCCGACGAGCGCACGCAGTACTTCCCCAAGCTCGGCGCGTCGTTCGACGTGTCGGGGACGCAGTGGTGGAAGGACCTCGCGGGCAGCGCGGTGAGCCGCCTGCGCCTGCGCGCCGCCTTCGGCTACTCGGGCGGCCAGCCGGCCGAGAGCTTCGCGCGCTTCTCCAACTACGTCTTCGAGCCCGCCGGCACCGTGTCCGGCATCGCCAACAGCACGACGCTCGGCAACGAGGGGCTGAAGCCGGAGCGGCAGCAGGAGCTGGAGCTCGGCGCCGACGTGGAGCTGCTGCGCGGCCGCCTGGGCGTCGAGGCGACGTGGTTCGACAAGACGACGTCGGACCTGATCCTGCCGCGCGCGGTGCGTCCGTCCACCGGCTTCCAGGACCAGCTCGCGAACGTCGGCGAGCTGCGGAACCGCGGTCTGGAGCTGCTCGTGCGCACGGTGAACCTCGACGGGCCGCGCCTCGGCTGGAACACGAGCCTGACGCTGACGACGAGCGATCCGGAGGTGACGCGGCTGTCGACCGGCGGCGCGTTCTTCATCCCGGGCAGCTTCAACATCATCCGCGTCGCGACCGAGCCTGGCGACGGGAGCGCGCCGGGCCACTTCTTCGGCACGACGTACGTGCGCAACGCCGAGGGGCAGATCCTCGACGCGGCGGGCCGGCCGATCGAGGACGCGAGCGGCCGCATCGTCGGCATCCCGGCGATCGGGCCGCGCCAGGTGATCGGCAACCCGAACCCGAAGGCGTTCTTCTCGCTCGCCAACGACTTCACGGTCGGGAAGCGCCTCACGTTCCGCGCGCAGCTGGACGGCGTGCGCGGCGTGGACGTGTTCAACTTCGACCGCCGCCTGCTGGAGACGCCCGCGTTCGGCTCGGGCGCCGAGTACGCGCGCGAGCTGACGGGCGAGGTGCCGCGCGGCTACTTCGCGGCGCGGCGCGGCATCTTCGAGGAGTACGTCGAGAAGGGCGACTTCGTGAAGCTGCGCGAGCTGTCGGTGAGCTACACGCTGGGCGCGGGGCTGCTGCGCCGCGTGGGCGCGCGCAGCGCGCAGGGCGCGACGCTGACGCTGGCCGGCCGCAACCTGAAGACGTGGACCGACTACACCGGGTGGGACCCGGAGACGAACGCCGGCGCGCAGAGCACGCTCGTGCGCGGCTTCGCCTTCGCCACCACGCCCATCCCGCGCAACGTGACGGCCGCCGTCACGGTGAACTTCTGA
- a CDS encoding RagB/SusD family nutrient uptake outer membrane protein: MTTHIRTHIRSLAAAALALLLAGCALDVTNPNAAPEQVAVTTPAGVRAIAVGMQGRYGNALEHAVWVPGLVAGELGTLTNSQSQHREFQRFPNAALNTPRIESTNLDLLAFWSRQYATIRAADDVLAGLAQVALTPGTESGMTALAKTLKAASLGTLAEAWQQVILEPSQETPTFADRTATLARVLELLASARADLAAQAPSTEFTSTILMPGIDLPNTIRAFQARWALAAGQYEQALTFANEVPATATSEYRYSTVDANPIWGAITSNRYFGAVQTLRTGAEAGDARVTRLFGATPIDSLGGTRTLGVLIYRTSADAYPLFTQDELSLIRAEAHARQGRLPQAITELNRVRTAAGLAARTAGDLATQQAVLDEILRQRRLSLFLSGLAWADLRRFGRTADARVAWLPYPEQERASNPNTPANP; encoded by the coding sequence ATGACGACGCACATCAGGACGCACATCAGATCTCTCGCCGCGGCCGCGCTGGCGCTCCTGCTCGCCGGCTGCGCGCTCGACGTCACGAATCCCAACGCGGCGCCCGAGCAGGTGGCCGTCACGACGCCCGCCGGCGTGCGCGCGATCGCCGTCGGGATGCAGGGCCGCTACGGCAACGCGCTCGAGCACGCGGTGTGGGTGCCCGGCCTGGTGGCCGGCGAGCTGGGGACGCTCACCAACTCGCAGTCGCAGCACCGCGAGTTCCAGCGCTTCCCCAACGCGGCGCTCAACACGCCGCGCATCGAGTCCACGAACCTCGACCTGCTAGCCTTCTGGTCGCGGCAGTACGCCACCATCCGCGCGGCCGACGACGTGCTCGCCGGGCTGGCGCAGGTCGCGCTGACGCCGGGCACGGAGTCGGGCATGACCGCGCTGGCCAAGACGCTGAAGGCGGCGAGCCTCGGTACACTCGCCGAGGCGTGGCAGCAGGTGATCCTCGAGCCGTCGCAGGAGACGCCGACGTTCGCGGACCGCACCGCGACGCTGGCGCGCGTGCTGGAGCTGCTGGCGAGCGCGCGCGCGGACCTCGCCGCGCAGGCGCCGTCGACGGAGTTCACGAGCACGATCCTGATGCCGGGGATCGACCTGCCGAACACGATCCGCGCGTTCCAGGCGCGCTGGGCGCTGGCGGCGGGGCAGTACGAGCAGGCGCTGACGTTCGCCAACGAGGTGCCGGCGACGGCGACCTCGGAGTACCGCTACTCGACGGTGGACGCGAACCCCATCTGGGGCGCCATCACGTCGAACCGCTACTTCGGCGCGGTGCAGACGCTGCGCACGGGCGCGGAGGCGGGCGACGCGCGCGTCACGCGCCTCTTCGGCGCCACGCCGATCGACTCGCTCGGCGGCACGCGCACGCTGGGGGTGCTGATCTACCGCACGTCGGCCGACGCGTACCCGCTGTTCACGCAGGACGAGCTGTCGCTGATCCGCGCGGAGGCGCACGCGCGGCAGGGGCGGCTGCCGCAGGCGATCACGGAGCTGAACCGCGTGCGCACCGCGGCCGGCCTCGCGGCGCGCACGGCCGGGGACCTCGCGACGCAGCAGGCGGTGCTCGACGAGATCCTGCGGCAGCGCCGGCTGTCGCTCTTCCTCAGCGGGCTCGCGTGGGCGGACCTGCGCCGCTTCGGCCGCACGGCGGACGCGCGCGTGGCGTGGCTGCCCTATCCGGAGCAGGAGCGGGCGTCGAACCCGAACACGCCGGCGAATCCCTGA
- a CDS encoding S1C family serine protease — protein sequence MRGIVGGLALAVALGVGIGIGVTGGDRLASAWRGPDTTARAAALQLGGAAAAATQPVMESERTIIRVAEQASPGVVMVERPGGSGSGVVIRRDGIVLTNAHVVGEARSVTITLADGRRLTGQVLGRDPTVDVAVVRIPANDAPVVPVGDSDRLVPGQIAVAIGNPLGYERSVTTGIVSALNRSIRGATLEALIQTDAAINPGNSGGPLLDSQGRVIGINTAIIPSATGLGFAIPINLARNIAEQLIATGRVRRAVLGVVPVDVTPPLAQQLGLPVREGVLIYQMDEDTDAFRVGLRPGDIITRINDTAIEQSGDMRRVLRAVGPGGTVRVQVIRRTGGRQTYTVRLGEQIIQ from the coding sequence ATGCGTGGGATCGTCGGAGGGCTCGCGCTCGCCGTGGCGCTGGGCGTGGGAATCGGCATCGGCGTGACCGGCGGGGACCGGCTCGCGAGCGCGTGGCGCGGCCCGGACACGACGGCGCGCGCCGCGGCGCTGCAGCTCGGTGGTGCAGCGGCCGCCGCCACGCAGCCGGTGATGGAGTCGGAGCGCACGATCATCCGCGTCGCCGAGCAGGCGTCGCCGGGCGTCGTGATGGTCGAGCGCCCGGGCGGCTCGGGGTCGGGCGTCGTCATCCGCCGCGACGGCATCGTGCTCACCAACGCGCACGTCGTCGGCGAGGCGCGCAGCGTCACCATCACGCTCGCCGACGGCCGCCGCCTCACGGGCCAGGTGCTCGGCCGCGACCCGACGGTGGACGTCGCGGTGGTGCGCATTCCCGCGAACGACGCGCCGGTGGTGCCCGTGGGCGACTCCGACCGGCTGGTGCCCGGCCAGATCGCGGTCGCCATCGGCAACCCGCTCGGCTACGAGCGCTCGGTGACCACGGGCATCGTGTCGGCGCTCAACCGCTCGATCCGCGGCGCGACGCTCGAGGCGCTCATCCAGACCGACGCCGCCATCAACCCGGGCAACTCGGGCGGGCCGCTGCTCGACTCGCAGGGGCGCGTGATCGGCATCAACACCGCGATCATCCCCAGTGCGACGGGGCTCGGCTTCGCGATCCCGATCAACCTCGCGCGCAACATCGCCGAGCAGCTCATCGCGACCGGCCGCGTGCGCCGCGCGGTGCTCGGCGTGGTGCCGGTGGACGTCACGCCGCCGCTCGCGCAGCAGCTCGGCCTTCCCGTGCGCGAAGGGGTGCTGATCTACCAGATGGACGAGGACACGGACGCGTTCCGCGTGGGCCTGCGCCCGGGCGACATCATCACGCGCATCAACGACACCGCCATCGAGCAGAGCGGCGACATGCGGCGCGTGCTGCGCGCGGTCGGCCCGGGCGGCACCGTGCGCGTGCAGGTGATCCGCCGCACCGGCGGGCGGCAGACGTACACGGTGCGGCTGGGGGAGCAGATCATTCAGTGA
- a CDS encoding SDR family NAD(P)-dependent oxidoreductase → MPSRVDGNLTGRTALVTGAGRGLGRAMATHLARAGARVALVARSHAEIEAVAAALQGDGATAVAIPADVTDADAVERAVEAAESALGPLDLLVNNAGDGAVPGPIWEADPERWWRVFEVNLLGAFLGTRAALRRMVPRGHGRIVNVSSRAGNVAVPFASAYSTSKGALTRFTEIAAAEARPHGVQLFALEPGTVRTAMTETLLESEAGRTWLPWYRQTFDAGQDASPDEAAALVVRLARGDADALSGRFISRADDLDALVAEAEAVVGGEKLVLRLNR, encoded by the coding sequence GTGCCCTCGCGCGTTGACGGAAACCTGACCGGTCGGACCGCGCTCGTCACCGGCGCGGGCCGTGGCCTGGGCCGGGCGATGGCGACCCACCTCGCGCGCGCCGGCGCCCGCGTCGCGCTGGTCGCGCGGTCGCACGCGGAGATCGAGGCCGTGGCCGCCGCCCTCCAGGGGGACGGCGCGACGGCGGTCGCCATTCCCGCCGACGTCACGGATGCCGACGCCGTCGAGCGCGCCGTCGAGGCGGCCGAGTCGGCGCTCGGGCCGCTCGACCTGCTGGTGAACAACGCGGGCGACGGCGCGGTGCCCGGCCCGATCTGGGAGGCCGATCCCGAGCGCTGGTGGCGCGTCTTCGAGGTGAACCTCCTCGGCGCCTTTCTGGGCACGCGGGCCGCGCTGCGGCGCATGGTGCCGCGCGGGCACGGCCGCATCGTGAACGTGTCCAGCCGCGCCGGGAACGTGGCGGTGCCGTTCGCGTCGGCGTACTCGACCAGCAAGGGGGCGCTCACGCGCTTCACCGAGATCGCCGCGGCCGAGGCGCGTCCGCACGGCGTGCAGCTGTTCGCGCTGGAGCCGGGCACGGTGCGCACGGCGATGACGGAGACGCTGCTGGAGTCGGAGGCGGGGCGCACCTGGCTCCCCTGGTACCGTCAGACGTTCGACGCCGGGCAGGACGCGTCCCCCGACGAGGCGGCCGCGCTGGTGGTGCGCCTCGCCCGCGGCGACGCCGACGCGCTGTCGGGCCGCTTCATCAGCCGCGCCGACGACCTCGACGCGCTGGTCGCGGAGGCGGAGGCGGTCGTCGGTGGCGAGAAGCTGGTGCTGCGACTGAACCGCTAG
- a CDS encoding energy transducer TonB: MGLHLIESGRHRLWLAAPTLWSAAAHATLVVSLVATAPSSDGTGPFGETKEVVFFLPLLPKAPPAEGTSDLRWAGEGTGEGAGAKSLPMDPRGLAPAVRDGGGRATPVQLAEEGPPVDGSPVFVASELDIEVERDPSSAGPRYPEVLRASNTEGSVIAEWIVDTTGLADSLSFRVVTSSHPLFTRAVRDCLAGMKFRPAELSGQRVRQLVRQEFRFQLQLPVAVGDSAKPKKG, from the coding sequence GTGGGTCTGCATCTCATCGAATCGGGGCGGCACCGGTTGTGGCTGGCCGCCCCCACGCTCTGGAGCGCGGCGGCCCACGCCACGCTCGTGGTGTCGCTCGTCGCCACCGCGCCCTCGTCGGACGGCACCGGACCGTTCGGGGAGACGAAGGAGGTCGTCTTCTTCCTGCCGCTGCTCCCCAAGGCCCCGCCGGCCGAGGGGACGTCCGACCTGCGGTGGGCGGGGGAGGGGACCGGCGAGGGCGCGGGCGCGAAGAGCCTGCCCATGGATCCGCGCGGCCTCGCGCCCGCGGTCCGTGACGGCGGCGGGCGCGCCACGCCCGTCCAGCTGGCCGAGGAGGGGCCGCCGGTCGACGGCAGCCCGGTGTTCGTCGCGTCGGAGCTCGACATCGAGGTCGAGCGCGATCCGTCGAGCGCCGGGCCGCGCTATCCCGAGGTGCTGCGCGCGTCGAACACCGAGGGCTCCGTGATCGCCGAGTGGATCGTCGACACGACCGGGCTGGCGGACTCCCTCTCCTTCCGCGTCGTGACGTCTTCCCATCCGCTGTTCACGCGCGCGGTGCGCGACTGCCTGGCGGGGATGAAGTTCCGGCCGGCGGAGCTGAGCGGCCAGCGCGTGCGGCAGCTCGTGCGGCAGGAGTTCCGCTTCCAGCTGCAGCTGCCCGTCGCGGTGGGCGACTCGGCCAAGCCGAAGAAGGGCTGA
- a CDS encoding PaaI family thioesterase encodes MTLTPPDTPPAPAAVDDGWRPLDAHPVGRTIAAFATRSFVANDPHGDRLRIRYEARAAAVPHATAAQPAELRAEVWFGPKAEGPPGHAHGGSVAAVLDEAMGLAVWLAHRAAVAAHIEVDFRNPVPLGLTGRVETTAGPADERKSSVSARLVGPDGTVYGEATGIFVLLGERHAGRFRGGGA; translated from the coding sequence GTGACGCTCACACCGCCCGACACCCCGCCCGCGCCGGCCGCCGTGGACGACGGCTGGCGCCCGCTCGACGCCCACCCGGTCGGCCGCACGATCGCCGCCTTCGCCACGCGCTCGTTCGTCGCCAACGACCCGCACGGCGACCGCCTGCGCATCCGCTACGAGGCGCGCGCCGCCGCGGTCCCGCACGCCACCGCCGCCCAGCCGGCCGAGCTGCGCGCCGAGGTGTGGTTCGGCCCGAAGGCGGAGGGGCCGCCGGGGCACGCGCACGGCGGGAGCGTCGCCGCGGTGCTGGACGAGGCGATGGGGCTGGCCGTCTGGCTCGCGCACCGCGCCGCCGTCGCCGCGCACATCGAGGTCGACTTCCGCAACCCGGTGCCGCTGGGCCTCACCGGGCGGGTGGAGACGACGGCGGGGCCGGCGGACGAGCGGAAGTCGTCGGTGAGCGCGCGCCTCGTCGGCCCCGACGGCACGGTCTACGGCGAGGCGACGGGGATCTTCGTCCTCCTGGGCGAGCGGCACGCGGGACGGTTCCGCGGCGGCGGCGCCTGA
- a CDS encoding PEP-CTERM sorting domain-containing protein: MNRLRTIAAVAALALAGTAGAQTTYTGTGNAGSATARADFLASLSGLSYTEDFDSRAIGSNSVVLPGVGVFGGGNGVRSGNPFPYGGTTTSLSNGYELYTDGGSGTASGSFAAPISAFGFYATDLENPFSVLVTLVGGTTSTFTIPGFNDAGRVFYGLNFGANVVSAVTLTAAAGDAVLLDDVTVAANAAASTVPEPSTWALMGSGLLGLAGVARRRRATR; the protein is encoded by the coding sequence ATGAACCGACTCCGCACCATCGCCGCCGTCGCCGCCCTCGCCCTCGCGGGCACGGCGGGCGCCCAGACCACGTACACCGGCACCGGCAACGCCGGCTCGGCCACCGCGCGCGCCGACTTCCTGGCGTCGCTCAGCGGCCTGTCGTACACCGAGGACTTCGACAGCCGCGCCATCGGGTCCAACAGCGTCGTGCTGCCGGGCGTCGGGGTCTTCGGCGGCGGCAACGGCGTCCGGTCGGGCAACCCGTTCCCGTACGGCGGCACGACGACGTCGCTCTCCAACGGCTACGAGCTCTACACGGACGGTGGCTCGGGAACCGCCAGCGGGTCGTTCGCCGCCCCGATCTCGGCCTTCGGCTTCTACGCCACCGACCTCGAGAACCCGTTCAGCGTGCTGGTGACGCTCGTCGGCGGCACGACGAGCACCTTCACGATCCCGGGCTTCAACGATGCCGGTCGCGTCTTCTACGGCCTGAACTTCGGCGCGAACGTGGTCAGCGCCGTCACGCTGACGGCGGCCGCCGGGGACGCCGTGCTGCTCGACGACGTGACCGTGGCCGCGAACGCCGCCGCCTCCACGGTGCCGGAGCCGTCGACGTGGGCGCTCATGGGCTCGGGCCTGCTCGGCCTGGCGGGCGTCGCCCGCCGCCGTCGCGCGACGCGCTGA
- a CDS encoding PhzF family phenazine biosynthesis protein → MRTYDFVTADVFTDRQFGGNQLAVILDARGLSGDEMLAITREFNYSETTFVLPPERGGSARVRIFTPGAEVPFAGHPTVGTAHVLLATGAVRCDGTEMTVVLEEQVGDVPVKVRLPHASPVGGGVEPTFAQLSVASLPEERPAPSRAALADALGLAVDEILDGPYAPCTASCGLPFVLVPLASHDAVRRARIRHDAWERALPPDAWSREPMVFAMGAPDEASAQAGVDVHARVFVPGLGVPEDPATGSANAALAGYLAARTPRLDGTLRWTVAQGLEMGRPSRLELEADKRGGEITAVRVGGSAVVVSTGTLRLR, encoded by the coding sequence ATGCGCACCTACGACTTCGTCACCGCGGACGTGTTCACGGACCGCCAGTTCGGCGGCAACCAGCTCGCCGTGATCCTCGACGCGCGCGGGTTGAGCGGGGACGAGATGCTCGCCATCACCCGCGAGTTCAACTACTCCGAGACGACGTTCGTGCTGCCGCCCGAGCGCGGCGGATCGGCCCGCGTGCGCATCTTCACGCCCGGGGCCGAGGTGCCGTTCGCGGGGCATCCGACCGTCGGGACGGCGCACGTGCTGCTCGCCACCGGCGCCGTGCGCTGCGACGGCACCGAGATGACCGTCGTGCTCGAGGAGCAGGTGGGCGACGTGCCCGTGAAGGTGCGGCTGCCGCACGCGTCGCCGGTGGGCGGCGGCGTCGAGCCGACGTTCGCGCAGCTCTCCGTCGCGTCGCTCCCCGAGGAGCGCCCCGCGCCGTCGCGCGCCGCGCTCGCCGACGCGCTCGGCCTCGCGGTCGACGAGATCCTCGATGGCCCCTATGCGCCGTGCACCGCGAGCTGCGGGCTGCCGTTCGTGCTCGTGCCGCTGGCGAGCCACGACGCGGTGCGCCGCGCGCGCATCCGCCACGACGCGTGGGAGCGCGCGCTGCCGCCCGACGCGTGGAGCCGCGAGCCGATGGTGTTCGCGATGGGCGCGCCCGACGAGGCGAGCGCGCAGGCGGGCGTCGACGTGCACGCGCGCGTCTTCGTCCCCGGCCTCGGCGTCCCCGAGGATCCGGCCACCGGGTCGGCGAACGCGGCGCTCGCGGGCTACCTCGCCGCGCGCACGCCGCGCCTGGACGGCACGCTGCGCTGGACCGTCGCGCAGGGCCTCGAGATGGGGCGGCCGAGCCGGCTGGAGCTGGAGGCCGACAAGCGCGGCGGCGAGATCACGGCGGTGCGCGTGGGCGGCAGCGCCGTCGTCGTCAGCACCGGCACCCTTCGCCTCCGCTGA